One Bacilli bacterium PM5-9 genomic region harbors:
- a CDS encoding molecular chaperone Hsp33 (product_source=KO:K04083; cath_funfam=3.55.30.10,3.90.1280.10; cog=COG1281; ko=KO:K04083; pfam=PF01430; superfamily=118352,64397), translating into MNNAIRGIALNNAVRILGINSVEITREVQQKLDLSPCASAALGRTMSITALIGLMQKNEDKVLVTIDGNGPIGKIHTQYLGDNKIRGYVDNPRVETVINEQKKLDVKSVVGTQGTLSVIIRQGLKHDYYGSVPLVSGEISEDFTYYFASSEQTPSVVSAGVLVDKDESIISSGAIIIQLLPDAQEKDIQYVESCLDSISNLSKKLENNISIESFIKEIFPDFELLESSTMKYECLCSYDDMYSKISTLSIEDLTEIKDEDHGIETVCPWCNEKFWFNEKTLEEIIQNKLNR; encoded by the coding sequence GTGAATAATGCAATAAGAGGAATTGCTTTAAATAATGCAGTTAGAATTTTAGGTATCAATAGTGTTGAGATAACAAGAGAAGTTCAACAAAAACTTGATTTAAGTCCATGTGCAAGTGCTGCTCTTGGAAGAACTATGTCAATTACTGCATTAATTGGTTTAATGCAAAAAAATGAAGATAAAGTTTTAGTTACAATTGATGGTAATGGACCAATAGGAAAAATACATACACAATATTTAGGTGATAATAAAATTAGAGGGTATGTTGATAATCCACGTGTTGAAACTGTAATTAATGAACAAAAAAAACTTGATGTCAAAAGCGTAGTTGGAACACAAGGAACATTAAGCGTAATTATTAGACAAGGACTAAAACATGATTATTATGGATCTGTTCCACTTGTAAGCGGTGAAATAAGCGAAGATTTTACATATTATTTTGCTAGTAGCGAACAAACTCCAAGTGTTGTTAGTGCTGGTGTTTTAGTTGACAAAGATGAAAGTATCATTAGTAGTGGAGCAATCATCATTCAATTATTACCTGATGCTCAAGAAAAAGATATTCAATATGTTGAATCATGCTTAGATTCTATTTCTAACTTATCAAAAAAACTTGAAAATAATATTAGTATTGAAAGTTTTATTAAAGAAATATTTCCTGACTTTGAACTTTTGGAAAGCTCAACAATGAAATATGAATGTTTATGTTCATACGATGATATGTATAGTAAAATATCAACATTATCAATTGAAGATTTAACAGAAATCAAAGATGAAGACCACGGCATTGAAACAGTTTGCCCATGGTGCAATGAGAAGTTTTGGTTTAATGAAAAAACACTAGAAGAAATTATTCAAAATAAACTAAATAGATAA